In the genome of Populus trichocarpa isolate Nisqually-1 chromosome 10, P.trichocarpa_v4.1, whole genome shotgun sequence, the window ATTAAACGcaccaaatataataaaaattaattgttatttaaaaaaggttagaaaagcaaaaaaaaataatcacaaaagagatattaattaaaacatgaaattaaaaattatttaaaaaaaagatataaaaagatattaactaaaaaaaattaaaaaataaataaaatgagatcaGAAGTTATTGGGCCTGGTAAGCCAGGGCCAAACAACCCATGTGCAcgaacatttaaatttttttcttaagttaataGAATGGACGACATGTCGTCTAtcccaatcattttttttaaaaaaatattgtttgtctAGATGATGTATTATTTATAGCTCCCCCACAATCTAGCAATTGGTTTGCCTGAAAAATAGGATTTCtgtttttctcatttataaatctatttttaacatatttttaccTAAAGCATCCTAAAAATCTTGTTAAAATCTATTCATcctcaaaaaacacaaaaaaacagcCTCAAAACTCTACCAAGCTtgttaaatataattgaatCAACAACCGAAtctcatgtgtttttttagctttattagAAATGCTGGTGTAGtctcagtatttttttttgtatgttagGAAATTTAAGATGGCATGCGGCATAGCACTtgcccatatttttttatttattatttttgtgctAAGCATGGCTGATGGACCGACAGCAACAAGGGCGGCTCATTGACTCTCTAGTTGACCATGAAAACGCGGCTGTTAGATGTACTGGTATGGTTCTCTTTAATCCAGGGATCTGGTGGTAGTTAGCACATGTGCTTTAATTTTCAATCTGTATCCAAGAGTGGCCCACCTTTTTTCTGATTAAATATTTCTTGCGAATCTCATTTGGAGGAATTAGAATCCAGTTTCGACgctttaaattttgaaggacAACCGTATCTGCTTTGagtcttttagattttttcaggttttcctGGGCTATTTTTGCTTATTTAGCatgctattttaaaaataattagtgaaataatataatttgtacttgtaacaattaaaaaacatgacattGAAACTTATCTTTATTCATAAATgtgatatttcaaaaaaattataaaatagattgtataaattcaaattagaaGAGATGATGGGGAATaaagaaatatagaaaaagaTCTTAGATACATCAAAACTCTGAATACGATAACACTAAGGAAAGTCACCAGATAGTGACCCATATGAGCCACATTTGCCACTAAAAAATGACAGATGACTCACTTTCCTTTAACAACAAATGTGACCCACTTCAGCCATCATCGTTGATGATCTTTATTGGAAATGTTTGATTCGtcttgttgaaatttttttatgtcatcaaTGATGTTGTGATTAGAGTTTTGATGCATCTTCAgggtctttcttttcttttttatatgtctTCTCTCCTCATTGTAATTTGAGAAAGGAGATGAGagatcaaaacaaagaaaaaagggggAGAAAGACCATAGAGGCACATCACAACTTCAATTACGACACCAccaataccataaaaaatattttgatgagatGAATCAAACGACATAAAGAAAATCATCAATTATGAATATAGTGGGTCACATTTGACGCCAAAAGCAAGCAAGTCCCCCACCATCTTTAGAAGACATGTGTGGCACAAGCGAGTCACCATTGGTAACCTTAATTGTTGTCATCGGATTCATCTCATTAAAATCTTTTCAATGATTATGATGGTGTCTAGTCAGAGCTTTAATGTGCCTCCaatatctctttttttgtttcttttttctctcctctttcctTAAGTTAATTTGTACAGCCCATTTCATTTCAAGTTTCTGAATAACGACAagttagattattttattatgctgATTTTAATGCTCATATAAACAGTGAATTAATTATGATGGTGTCTAGTCAGAGCTTTAATGTGCCTCCaatatctctttttttgtttcttttttctctcctctttcctTAAGTTAATTTGTACAGCCCATTTCATTTCAAGTTTCTGAATAACGACAagttagattattttattatgctgATTTTAATGCTCATATAAACAGTGAATTAAATCAATATGTTTGTTTGATCTTCATGATAATAACTTTGTGTCGTAGCTCAGTTGGTTAATGCACTTATCTAAGCCTAAAGACCATGAGTTTGAGAGCTGAtgaagacaatattttcttcaagatgacaaatcaaatgacatgtcatttatgttttttttaaaaaaataaagggtagACACCATGTTATGCGTCcccttaataataaaaaatagaacaagGTTAAATGTGCAAGCTTGCTACTAGTGGTCCAAATGCTAGGTCTGACCCCtttctatcattttctttttctttgtttgttttttggcaccccataaaaaaatttaccatatttaattattttttagtttcaacatgattcttaaatactattataaatttttatttggattttttatattattatgtatATGATAGGAAAATaacaatactaataataaaatttttaaatagatttttaatatgatttttaccatatttatgattttttcagcttttaatgatataaaatataaatatattattttgatatctttttaacttgttgtaataattattaaatatatatttttaaaatattattttagattaaaaaccTTGCATTTGTTAAGATAAACAAgagatatattaataaaaaaaaaattatcttgatgatttttttttctcaaaaccactgtagttttttaatttaataacaatgtaaaGAATTCTCTTAAACTtggatatttttgtatattttaaaaatcctgGTCCCAGGAGCATAGCAGGGATATACAAACTAGTTCaaggataaagaaaataaaaggcattAAACCATTGAATCACGGGAGATGACTTTGTAggaattattaatattattttcgcTATGAGATGAAAGGACTCCTTATTGTTCCGTtatgaattatgattttaatatatttatgggTTTTATGCGAGTGGGGCTTAGGACACTTGCCCACGTCAGTTGATATCGtccaatcatcatcatcaagtcTACACGCGGAAAAAATTGACAAGTCAAAATGcccaataataaaattaattacaaaggCAAAACAGGAACCCATCTTcgaggaagaggaggaagttGGACCTCgtgaggtttttgtttttgccttgCATTGCCATTTTGACGAAGGGCAAGGGTCAACTTATATAATCGTCTATTGTTTGACCCGAGATGATCTACCTCCATTTGTAAAGGTGACGCCGTATAATTGAAAATGTTTGGAAATTGGATGCCgtgttttttctcaaatataattttaaaattatttaaataattaataaataatatttttatatggatcTTTTGAAAACTTTAtcttgatatattaattaattttttttataatttatagtttttttataatttattttttcaaaccataactataaaaactatcttaatattaaacatATACTTTACCGAAAGCTATACGGTGCTTGCTTGGACGTCGCAGGGGGTCTAAATTCCTATGcgcgtgagagagagagagagagagagcttgagttcAGTTCAAAAGAAGCTGAGGTCAGCGATTGGAAATGGTCATGGTTTCTTCGTATTCACTGCATGGAAGACTTCTGACTTGAGCCGAGCTTGCACAATTTGACCTAATCCTCGGgaggttataaattatttcatgaaaTCACCGTATCCATTTCGCAAACCCATGTTTAACCTTGTGTTGGATTGCTTTTAGTTGTGATATTTTCTACGTGCTTTCCGTTTCAGGAAGGAAGACTATGAATCTCTACCAGACCAGAGAGTTACCAGGGAGCAGAGAGGTCggaccaaaaatgaaaaaaggaaaTACTGAAACGATTTCTTCGTTTGAAAAATCCAAATCAAAGATGGTTAGCTTCTATTGGACCTGGGCCTTTCTATCTAGGCCAGCTCTATAATGGGCCCTTGGTCTAAACATTGCTCTTGATTGAACCCCTGAGGCCCATGGGTTGTCCTCTcctaatgacaaaaaaaaatatgtaaagattttttttatgggttgttATGATACAGGGACATGTTTTAAGTTagtttagattgatttttgtgttttaaaaatatatttttttattttaaattatttttttgatattttttggtgtgtttatgttaaaaataatttttaaaaaataaaaaaaatattgttttgatatattttcaaacaaaaaaatattttaaaaaataattagtattatatttttaaacaccccTGAATTTCTTTAAGGTTGAGTCTTACTCAAGCCGCACACTAACATTACTAACATTGTATGGGGATACCATAATAGAACTAATGTTAAGCAATTTAAGAGGTGTTAAAAGGAAAGGCAATtaaagattggaaaaaaaaaaaaaagaatgttggcACGTAGCGTTGGATCTCCAAGTACTTTCGAGAGCTCACTTGATCCTCCATGCCGGGTGCGCGCGCGCTAAAGCTAGATAACATTTGCTGGAATGAGAAATATCCACTACATTGACAACtggattttcattttcaaattctcTGAAAACGATAGTGGAAGCCAAGTCCATGGAAGGACGAAAAACTTAAAGAATTTCTGTATTAAAAGAGGAGAAAGTACACAAGTACGAGAGGAGGAGGTGGATTTACAAATGAAAGCTGAAATGTTCACCAATGAAATAACATCTATatgggttaattttaaaaatacttgccAAATCCTTTTGACATATTTAGATAATGGTAGGTTTAGATTTTATTAAGATTAAAAGGgtatttgaaattgtgataaggttattttttaaaatatattttatttgaaattacattaatataatatttttttatattttttttaaaaattattttgatatctgcatatcaaaacaattaaaaaatataaaaaattaattataagtaaaaaaaataatttttaaaaaatactgtttaaaacacaattttaattaGCCGTTAATTGGCTTTAATAATTTTCTGAGCTGGTAGATAGAAAAATACTTAACAAAATATATGAAGGGACCGCAGATCCGATCCTAAAGGGGGACAATGTTAAGGGTAGTTGAGAAAGCGAAGCCAAAACTAACAAGAGAAacaattaatcattaatttttaattcctgAAACCACTTCCTTGTAGCAGCTGTTTTGTCTTGAATCAATATATATACAGAGAGAGAACAAAAGGAGCAGAACGAATGGACCCAGTAATAGTGTGGTCAAATTGAAGCATCTCCTATATTTTCTACGCACATATGAAGAGACCTAAGGAGGCctcaaatcaaattcaaaagaacaaaagagagccacgattaattaaactattgaaaaccaagaaagaaagaaagagaatctcgaaggatgaaaagaaagaaaatcatggaTATGGACAGCAATGAAAGAGAGGAACACCTTGTTCATATGTCTCCCAAAATGACCGCCATGTTGATAGCTAGGCGTCAACAACAGTCACCATCATCCATTTCCAATATTacaactcctcctcctccataatACTGCTGTTTTCACTTTCCAAAAGTAATTAACCCGTGTAGTAGTTGTATTTCTTCTTAAGATCTAATCATTTCTTTACtagatttttcttccaatttacAGACTAATCACATGCTAATCCATGAACCGGAATGATAGACAGCTAAAGACACCTGTACTTGAAAAGATTCAGTCATCAacagaacaaaacaaacaaataattaccCCTTCTTCCTTTTAACCTTACCGTTACAAAACAGTGAGCCAAGACCAAAAGGATTGACAGCTCCTCTGGAAATGTAAGGTGGTGGTATATTCAAGACAGGACTGATTCTGAATCCATTCCCATGAGAACCACACTTCCTTAATAGAGGAGGCTTCTGCTGTGGATTGTAAGAATAAAATGCAGCAGAACTAGGCACCGATGGTTTTCGACTTGGAACGGAAGCTTGTTTCTGCAATTTAGGTTTTTGAGTCTCCTTGGATAACATTGCTTGTTTTGGAGGATTTGGAGCTGACCCAGTAGAGTTACTTCTGGAAAGAAAGTGTAGCGATCGAATTAGGCCTTTGCTTCTAGTGCTATCGCAATTCAGACTACTGCTTCTCTTGAACTGCCAAAAAGATTTCGATGCAGGTTTTTCATCTGCATCAAGACTCTCTGACAAGAATTCTTTCAGTTGCTTCTTCTCTGTAGTCCCGGTACTGGTCTGATGCTGAGGTTGAGAGGTCAAAGACTTCGGCTGATGATTATTACCTTTAGAGGAAATGGAATGTTTCTTTATCTCAACAGGCAGGATCTTGCCATTAGAGAAGAGCTCATCAGCAGAGGACAATTCTTGAACGAAACTGTTGCCAATGCAGAAATCGAAATCAGAATCCAACAGAGATGAGTCTAGTCTGCGATGGTGATGATCTTCGATGGAAACAGCATCTGTTGTTTGGTTGAGATCATGGGAGAAGGAGATTCTTGGACTAATTCCTGCGCTTGAAATCTCTGAGCAGACATCTATAGCCATAGTGGGATCaattcacttcttctttctgaGGTAGCAAGGGGTTTTGCGAGTCTAGTTTCCCATTGCTTGAAAGCGGGCAAAAGGTTCAAAAAAATACCAAGAAGCAATAAATGCGATCGATTTGGAGTCAAGAAAAAGcaaaggagagagagggaaggaATTATGGAGATTCAAAGTCAGAAATAGCAGCTTTAGCTTTTGCTTTTTGTCAAAACTGAGAGCATCGCTTTTCAACAGCAGAGGATTGATCAATTATATATGTGCTGAGCAAAATTGAAGCAGCAGtaaaacaattgatcatgcCATGGaagaataaagagagagaaggaagaagaatttAAGCACCGAAAGGCTACAAAAGAATGCCTCTCTAGGATGGTTTCCAATGAGGCAAGAACACTTTTACTTTAAGAACTGCCTTTAGCCCAAATgagagtgagtgagtgagtgagagaGACCTTCATCTTCTATACAGTAGAAACTTCTCTGTGGAGTACTACAATACATACACTATGGTACACTCAAAATACAAGCCTGTATATTTGAACGTTTAGGTAACTAcaaattatgattaaataaaaaaataaaaaaacaactgtgGCAGCCATCTCAttatcatagatttttttttaattgtttattggGAAATTATGCCAGGGATTGACCTGGTAGCTGGATTCGTTAACAGTGAAACTGAAGTAGTTTATTTAAGATCAACTTATAATATTGGACCTTACAATCTGATAGTATTAATTCTCTCTTGCTGCAAGAACAGTTTACCACAccagaattcaatttttttacctaattagatcatttcagttttttttttttcgcaaGCAGGTAGTATATCGAAGATGTAGTTGTGAAGTTACTGTCAAATGGTTGGAGACACGAGGGGGTGATACTTGAGAGGCTAGCAAAATTATGTGGCACGCGAGGTAGGGTcgattggaaaaataattgaCTTAGGGAAGCattatatccttcaatatttggagtTGCTAGGTATGATTGTTACCCCCAACTTCTTTTTTCGGAGGTACTATCATGTTTTgcatttcacacacacacacacttgacAGGGTACTCCGTTCATCGGGTTAaactcttttttaatataaaaatatatattcatgtaataataattttagttaatttaagttAACTTGAGTAATACATCatctataatataaaatcaaaataacctcatataaacaatcaaaaaactcaaaacccaataacttaatgtcaaatgatataattgaaaaaatttaatttaaaaaaaaaaacattcgagAAAAAACTTGGGTGAACCCAGGTTCACTCGACTGCCATGCGATATGCatcatgaaatcaaaataaaaagaaaattaaaaggaaactAGGAAAAGGATTGAagttatatcaattaaaaaaaggtcgTAAAAAAATCCTTGAGTAAACCCAGATTAGATCGATGAACTCGCGACGTGTGATAACCCCACATAAAAGatagcaaaaaacaaatcacaaagctcaaagcccaataacctaatgtcaaatgataaaatggaaaaaaaaactcgagttaactcaaATTAACTTAACTAACTTGTGACCCATAACATGAGatcatgatattaatttttttaaaaaaaacatacctagaaaaaaaaaaccaaagttaaatcaataaaaaaaagagtcaacccgggttaactttaCTAACCCGCAACCCGATATAACCCAACgtaaaggagagagagaaaataaaatttaattttttttaaaaaaaaacaagttaactcAATTATCCCACAACCATGaatataagattgagataaccctatataaaAGAAAGTGAAGCAAATAATATCCAAtgatgaaaattttttaaaaaataaaaaataacctaaaaaacccGATGTTAAATCAGGATAATCTTCGAAATcagtgacccgagtcatgagaccagtACTTGTATAAAAACTAgatgaaagaaaataactagggactatattagaaaataaaataaattgaaaaaatggttaagaaaatagaaataaaaagaatagggaccaaaattaaataaaaaattaaatgaaataaaatgtttagagatgcaattgaaacaaaaaacaaattaagaaaaggattgaaaaaaatcaatcaaaagaatgatgaacaaattggataaaaaaataaaaaaaaatgtttggggatgaaattgaaaaaaaaaacttaaaaaaaaataaaaaacaaaacaaacaataatcaaaagaatgagaaccaacaTTGAAATAAACAATAACTGGAAGACGTATTTAAGTTTTGGAAGGGTGGGCTTGAAAATCTAGgttggagagagaaaaaaattttacCAGAGACCACCTGTGCATTTGTCGTTGACAAACATCATACTATCATGTGAAGGACAACACGCCGCTCCAACGCCATCGTAGATGATGACATTTGAACACCGGGAGACATCACACGCGCCACTCAAATAACTTGGGTACCTCCTAATTGCTAGCGCGTGTCATTAACGCGccaataactttttaattattttcatatttgttcAAAGACCTAATTGTGTATCATTTAAATagacaataacaaaaagaattgcatggaaaaaaattcaattgaccCTCTctgtaagttttatttttttataaatgcaaGCGCAACATGGTCAGTTTATTGTGCATTTGAAGCTTCAAAATACCAAATAGCCCTTACacatatctttattttatttactttcaagAATATATGAGTTATTactttgttaatttaaaatgtGAAAGAGCctttttgacccaaattaatatgatgataataaataaattttattgaaaatacttttataccCTTAAGAccatgttatttaatttttttttaaacaggatcaaaataatatttttattgctttaacATACTGTAAACTAAACTATGTCCTGGTACATGGATATGACAGCCTAATCTAATTCCCATAAGATCCaaataagtttgttttttcGGGAAGGCAGAAACGTGATGTGTCCCTTGAAATCACCAAAAACCCAACCAGAGTTCTTCCAGGAAAACACTGTGCAACGCAGGCAAATTATTTCCCATCAAAACTCATCCTCAGCAAAATAACATCATGTTACCGATACAAACGCTAAggagttaaaaataatttaatctagTTTCGAATGCAActataacttagttttttttatatttaaaaaacttaacccTGATTTTATTGACCGTTATCTTATTAAAATATcaccctgatttttttttctttgaacccTCGCTATCAGGGGCGAAGGCAATACGTGGGCAGTGGGAGCACTTGCCCCCActgcccttaattttttttccctcggaacacgtattatttttcttaggtaaaaaaagaaattaacagtAAAAAGGTTACATATTCGGTgcataggatttttttttgttttttaaagtattttttatttaaaaataaattaaaatagtttgtttttaaaaaatgcttttgatatcagtatattaaaacgattttataacataaaaaaacttaatttaaaataaaaaaaattaaaaaacacagttACGCCGCAAAAACAAACTTCCCCTTAATGGTATGCCCCTTAGTGGTGTGCGGCTGTTGTGGGTTCAAAAGGTTGTCAATTtcgtttcggtaggtgttttgttttttcaattggaatgaaatgtttcagtttcggagtg includes:
- the LOC7475580 gene encoding uncharacterized protein LOC7475580, with the protein product MAIDVCSEISSAGISPRISFSHDLNQTTDAVSIEDHHHRRLDSSLLDSDFDFCIGNSFVQELSSADELFSNGKILPVEIKKHSISSKGNNHQPKSLTSQPQHQTSTGTTEKKQLKEFLSESLDADEKPASKSFWQFKRSSSLNCDSTRSKGLIRSLHFLSRSNSTGSAPNPPKQAMLSKETQKPKLQKQASVPSRKPSVPSSAAFYSYNPQQKPPLLRKCGSHGNGFRISPVLNIPPPYISRGAVNPFGLGSLFCNGKVKRKKG